GCTAAAAATCAGGAGTTTTATTTTCATTTATCTCCAGTTCATAATCAATCACAAAGCAAAAGTATAAAAATTAATTATAAAGAAGTTAATCTTCAAAATCAAGAAAACGATAACATTTCTGAGCCACCAAGATTATTATTAGATTGGCTAGGTTCTTTAACAAACACAGAAATAGATAATTTAACGAAAATTAGGCATCTTATATTAAGTTTTGACCGTAGGCTAGAAGAAATCATAGTGAATAAAAGTATTATATATGCAAGTAAGTACGGCAAGGACAAAATAAGGCAATGTGCCGAGTTTGGTTTTGATAGAAAATCGAAAAAAATACTATTATTTCTATGGTTAATTATTCCCAACCGTCAAAATAAAACTATTGCTAGAATGCAAATTGATACTACAGAAGAATATTTGACATATTGGCGATATGCTCCTGTGAAGGAAGGAAGTATATGTTGGGAAAAATTCTTTAATCGCATTTTTTATACTATTCCAGAAAATAAAGGCAGATTTTTCAAAAATGAAATATTTGTTGAGGACATCAAATCTCTAGTTGATAAGGCATTACAAATATGGCTAGAAAGAGTAAATTAAAATAAGTTTATTTGTAGTTTGTTTTAATGTGCTGAAACTCTAAATTATTTACCTTAACAATCTTTCAATATCCTCATCAGTAAAGCCAAATTGTCTAAAAATTCGCAAAACATAAGCAGGAGACATTTCCCCTGCACCTATATCTATGGGAACTACTCTTCGTTGACCTTCAACTTCACGAGTATACAAACGATGGTCACCTTTTCCTTCTCGATAAAATGTACACCCTCCTTTTTCCAAAAGCCTGATTAGTTCTTTTGGTTTCAGAGAAGGTAGATTTTTAGGCATAAATTTTCCTTAATTCATATATTTCTGAATTTTGCTGTTTTTCATCTAACAGCAAAAACTCATGTAATTCTTCAATAGAAATTGGAGATTTATAAATATTAGTTTCAGATTTATAAACAACTTCAAAAGACTCAATAGCTTCCTTTAGTTTATTAATAGCATCTTCTTGAATAGTACCCTGTCCGACAATTCCATTTTCTAAACACAAAGCAACCCAATAACCAGCGCTTTGCTTGAGTACTACTGTGTAAAAATCCATTGGTGTTTACCTGTTGAAATTGTGGTGTCAGGTAGGCATAGCCCACCCTAATTTAAATAATTGTTAAAAGTCTCTTCTAAAGTAAAAGGACATTCATTAGGAAAGAAGTTTAATTTAATGCCTGTTTCATCAGATGCTTTAAGACGAGCCTTTTGATAACAATCTGCAAATACTTCTGAAATTAAAGGTTGCAAACTAGGGCTATCTTCTAATAATGCTTCAATACAGATGCGTTGTTCAGTAATGCTACTACGCCAACTTTCGCTTCGTTTTTCCGGTTGGTACTGCCATTTTATTAAGTGCATTAACAGTACAATTAATCGGCTTTTTAATTCCCGTTTTTCACTCCTACCCATACTTTCAACTTCTTCAATTAAATTAGGTAAATCTATTTCATTAAATTTATGTTCCTTTAGCTGCTGGGCAATTGTTTGTGTCCACAAATAAAAGTCTTGATCATAGAGATTTTGGCTATTGATAGATGGATCATTCATATGATTAGTGTTAGTTTTTCACTACTATATTTTTAAAATAAAGGTGAGCTAAAAAAGCCCACCCTAATCTAGATTAGACCAATAAAGCCTGCTCCTCCTTAGAAATTACTCGCCCTTCATCCTCAAAACCGGCGATTTGATCAAAGTTCAAATACCGATACAAATCATCGGCAAAAGGATCAATCTTCTTCGCCACAATATCCAAATATTCCTGCACTGTGGGAATACGTCCCAACAAGGCACAAACTGCGGCTAATTCTGCTGAACCAAGATACACTCTTGCACCTTTACCCATGCGATTATTGAAGTTGCGAGTCGAGGTAGAAAATACCGTCGTACCATCAGCAACTCGCGCCTGATTTCCCATACACAAACTGCATCCAGGCATTTCTGTCCTAGCAGCCGCAGCGCCAAAAATGGCATACACACCTTCTTCTTTTAATTGGTGTTCATCCATGCGGGTTGGT
Above is a window of Nostoc sp. UHCC 0702 DNA encoding:
- a CDS encoding recombinase RecB; amino-acid sequence: MPQIQLYKAGFLVSGCFQNQNNFIHIITEFKTMKNNVALRKTDQGWKFIDESELETFVWDNLEEIFELKPLTRQLSIKGEICDILAIGVNNQLAIIELKNTEDRYVINQLTRYYDNLLEEQPLKANINYHEDISLFAICPSFHRHNLIDEKHSKLKFHLFTFSIQAKNQEFYFHLSPVHNQSQSKSIKINYKEVNLQNQENDNISEPPRLLLDWLGSLTNTEIDNLTKIRHLILSFDRRLEEIIVNKSIIYASKYGKDKIRQCAEFGFDRKSKKILLFLWLIIPNRQNKTIARMQIDTTEEYLTYWRYAPVKEGSICWEKFFNRIFYTIPENKGRFFKNEIFVEDIKSLVDKALQIWLERVN
- a CDS encoding type II toxin-antitoxin system HicA family toxin, with protein sequence MPKNLPSLKPKELIRLLEKGGCTFYREGKGDHRLYTREVEGQRRVVPIDIGAGEMSPAYVLRIFRQFGFTDEDIERLLR
- a CDS encoding type II toxin-antitoxin system HicB family antitoxin; this translates as MDFYTVVLKQSAGYWVALCLENGIVGQGTIQEDAINKLKEAIESFEVVYKSETNIYKSPISIEELHEFLLLDEKQQNSEIYELRKIYA
- a CDS encoding DUF29 domain-containing protein yields the protein MNDPSINSQNLYDQDFYLWTQTIAQQLKEHKFNEIDLPNLIEEVESMGRSEKRELKSRLIVLLMHLIKWQYQPEKRSESWRSSITEQRICIEALLEDSPSLQPLISEVFADCYQKARLKASDETGIKLNFFPNECPFTLEETFNNYLN